One genomic window of Arthrobacter caoxuetaonis includes the following:
- a CDS encoding YeiH family protein produces MPQPADLRKLAPGLAAVAVAVLAGFLLHRVAAGIPVLTAAVVLGLLAGNIPGPAALAAGSWRPGIALAAKRFLRLGIVLLGLKVSLVDIAGLGWISVGLVIALVGFSFAATWFICRLFRLPGEESVLVAAGFSICGVSAVGAVAAARAVPAERTAVPAAMVTLCGTLAIAVLPLLSGMLGLSPDTFGFLTGASVHDVGQVVATAQTAGPAALALAVVVKLVRVLMLAPVSALAGLDHRRRSEGTGTYPPLVPLFVAGFLAAVALRTSGVLPSGVLDVAAGLQEVLFAAALFGLGVSVNLRQLARTGGPAVAASLVSWSLIVSGALILAVLLVPAG; encoded by the coding sequence ATGCCGCAACCCGCCGACCTCCGTAAACTGGCCCCCGGCCTGGCAGCTGTGGCTGTTGCCGTGCTGGCCGGGTTCCTCCTGCACCGGGTGGCCGCCGGCATTCCGGTGCTCACCGCGGCCGTGGTGCTGGGCCTGCTGGCGGGCAATATTCCCGGTCCCGCGGCGCTTGCGGCTGGAAGCTGGCGGCCCGGAATTGCGCTGGCTGCCAAGAGATTCCTCCGGCTGGGAATTGTCCTGCTGGGCCTGAAGGTGTCACTGGTCGACATTGCCGGGCTCGGCTGGATCTCGGTGGGACTCGTCATCGCCCTGGTCGGTTTCTCGTTCGCTGCCACCTGGTTCATCTGCCGCCTCTTCCGCCTGCCCGGTGAGGAATCCGTCCTCGTCGCTGCGGGATTCTCGATCTGCGGTGTCTCCGCCGTCGGCGCAGTTGCCGCTGCCCGGGCGGTCCCCGCTGAGCGGACCGCTGTCCCGGCGGCCATGGTGACCCTCTGCGGAACTTTGGCCATCGCCGTGCTTCCACTGCTGTCCGGCATGCTTGGACTGTCCCCGGACACCTTCGGATTCCTCACCGGCGCTTCGGTGCACGACGTGGGGCAGGTCGTGGCGACTGCACAGACGGCGGGGCCCGCAGCCCTGGCCCTGGCCGTCGTCGTCAAGCTGGTCCGCGTGCTGATGCTCGCTCCGGTCAGTGCCCTGGCCGGACTCGACCATCGCCGGCGCAGCGAAGGAACCGGCACGTACCCTCCGCTGGTCCCGCTGTTCGTGGCGGGCTTCCTGGCCGCTGTGGCGCTCCGCACGTCCGGGGTACTGCCCTCCGGGGTCCTCGACGTGGCCGCCGGTCTCCAGGAAGTACTGTTCGCTGCCGCCCTCTTCGGACTCGGCGTATCCGTAAACCTCCGGCAGCTGGCACGGACGGGCGGCCCGGCAGTCGCCGCCTCGCTGGTGTCCTGGTCCCTCATTGTCTCCGGCGCGCTAATCCTGGCTGTCCTCCTGGTGCCCGCCGGCTGA
- a CDS encoding cation-translocating P-type ATPase: MQHGSDPPAGASPAPATDPESRVPAPWTLPGPEVASLLGTDAHSGLTHRAVEERRSEYGLNRLAGKPAVPAWRKILALLSDRLILVLLAAAVLSAVVSGELETPIVILAVVILNTTLNYVQERRAENSLEALRKTDVGTTRVRRDGTTATVPREDLVPGDIVLLEAGDSVPADGRLLEAVRLQAAEAALTGESQPVNKDAQATPDADAPLGDRHSMLYMGTDISRGRALMVVTGTGMATQMGHIAHMLGSTPDEKTTLQRSIDQLAALLTWIALAVVALVFLLGLLRGEDLSTLLLTSVSLAVATIPEGLTAVVAFTLAMGASRLAARGAIIKQLSAVETLGGTSQICTDKTGTLTLNEMTARRILGPAGPTFRVTGTGYGVDGKILSPDGDQVPALTEAYLAMALCNDASVTDGILSGDPTEGALVVLAEKGGIDPMGARATHPRVAEIPFDSAYKYMATFNTSRNEPGTVHCNVKGAPGVVLEMCSHAAVAGGVEPLDTGWRERLAEEVAAMAGSGLRTMAVAGRWLDDPVPEDPAGLKETATNLVLYAVVGIMDPPRPEAREAIERAHGAGISVHMITGDHLVTASAIAEDLGIRGSAVSGADLDGLSQDELEARAPQYGVLARVSPEHKLRVVEALQADGSVVAMTGDGVNDAPALKRADIGIAMGITGTDVSKGAARMILTDDNFATIVDAVEEGRGIYANILKFVRFQLTTAWGFVLMFLAAATFGFAGGAPFTAIQILWVNIIMDGPPALALGVDRTDPSVMRQPPRKPREPLLTGQRLVGLLVSGIVMAAGTCWVGLASPSIFPGSEAPGEDFATTMAFTTFVFYQVFNLLNVRSETSSVFSLQTFTNRSIWLALGAVVVLQILVVQVGVLENLFDTSPLTADQWLLCIGTAASIIVVSEISKAAAAIRRRRATRETAGNP; the protein is encoded by the coding sequence ATGCAGCATGGCAGCGATCCGCCGGCCGGCGCGTCTCCCGCCCCGGCCACCGATCCCGAGTCCCGCGTACCAGCACCATGGACCCTTCCGGGGCCTGAGGTCGCTTCCCTTCTCGGCACGGACGCCCACAGCGGCCTTACGCACCGCGCCGTAGAGGAACGCCGTTCTGAGTACGGGCTTAACCGGCTGGCCGGGAAGCCCGCGGTTCCGGCGTGGCGCAAGATTCTGGCGCTGCTCTCGGACCGGCTGATCCTGGTCCTCCTCGCTGCCGCCGTCCTCAGCGCCGTCGTTTCCGGGGAACTCGAAACTCCGATCGTCATTCTTGCCGTCGTCATCCTGAACACCACCCTGAACTATGTCCAGGAGCGCCGGGCGGAGAACAGCCTGGAGGCCCTCCGGAAAACGGATGTAGGCACCACCCGGGTCCGCCGGGATGGCACGACTGCCACAGTTCCCCGCGAAGACCTGGTTCCCGGGGACATCGTCCTCCTGGAAGCGGGGGACTCCGTTCCGGCGGACGGACGCCTGCTGGAAGCAGTGCGGCTCCAGGCAGCTGAAGCGGCCCTTACGGGTGAATCCCAGCCAGTCAACAAGGACGCGCAGGCCACCCCGGACGCAGACGCACCACTCGGCGACCGCCACAGCATGCTGTACATGGGCACGGACATCAGCCGGGGCCGTGCCCTGATGGTCGTCACGGGCACGGGGATGGCCACCCAAATGGGACACATCGCTCATATGCTCGGCAGCACCCCGGATGAAAAGACAACCCTGCAGCGCAGCATTGACCAGTTGGCCGCGCTCCTGACGTGGATCGCCCTTGCCGTCGTGGCACTTGTTTTCCTGCTGGGACTGCTGCGCGGTGAGGACCTGAGCACCCTGCTCCTGACCTCGGTGTCCCTGGCCGTGGCCACCATCCCAGAGGGACTCACCGCCGTCGTGGCCTTCACTCTCGCCATGGGTGCGTCGCGCCTTGCCGCCCGCGGAGCCATCATCAAACAACTCTCCGCCGTGGAGACCCTCGGCGGGACGTCGCAGATCTGCACGGACAAAACCGGCACCCTGACACTGAACGAAATGACTGCGCGCCGCATCCTCGGCCCCGCCGGGCCCACCTTTCGGGTCACCGGGACCGGCTACGGCGTAGACGGCAAGATTCTGAGCCCGGACGGCGACCAGGTTCCGGCACTGACCGAGGCGTACCTCGCCATGGCCCTTTGCAACGATGCCTCCGTCACCGACGGCATCCTCTCCGGCGACCCGACTGAAGGTGCACTGGTGGTGCTCGCCGAGAAGGGAGGCATCGATCCGATGGGAGCGCGGGCGACGCATCCCCGGGTCGCGGAAATCCCCTTCGACTCCGCCTATAAGTACATGGCGACTTTCAACACCAGCAGGAACGAACCGGGAACCGTCCACTGCAACGTCAAGGGTGCACCCGGCGTCGTCCTGGAAATGTGCTCCCACGCAGCCGTTGCGGGCGGCGTCGAACCGCTGGACACCGGTTGGCGGGAACGCCTGGCAGAGGAAGTGGCGGCAATGGCCGGATCCGGGCTGCGGACCATGGCCGTTGCCGGACGCTGGCTGGATGATCCGGTGCCCGAGGACCCGGCAGGCCTCAAGGAAACGGCGACGAACCTTGTCCTGTACGCCGTCGTCGGCATCATGGACCCGCCCCGCCCCGAAGCGCGTGAGGCAATCGAGCGTGCCCACGGAGCAGGCATCAGCGTCCACATGATCACCGGGGACCATCTTGTCACTGCTTCGGCAATCGCCGAGGACCTCGGTATCCGGGGCAGCGCCGTTTCCGGCGCGGACCTGGACGGGCTCAGCCAGGACGAACTCGAAGCGAGGGCACCGCAGTACGGCGTGCTGGCCCGGGTTTCTCCCGAACACAAACTGAGGGTGGTCGAGGCGCTCCAGGCCGACGGAAGTGTCGTTGCCATGACCGGCGACGGCGTCAACGACGCCCCGGCGCTCAAGCGGGCCGACATTGGAATTGCCATGGGGATCACGGGAACGGATGTTTCCAAGGGCGCGGCGCGAATGATTCTCACCGATGACAACTTCGCCACGATCGTCGACGCTGTCGAGGAGGGGCGCGGCATCTATGCCAATATCCTCAAGTTCGTCCGTTTCCAGCTCACCACTGCGTGGGGATTCGTACTGATGTTCCTCGCCGCGGCAACGTTCGGATTCGCCGGGGGAGCGCCCTTCACCGCAATCCAGATTCTCTGGGTCAACATCATCATGGACGGGCCGCCGGCGCTGGCACTCGGGGTGGACCGGACCGATCCCAGCGTCATGCGGCAGCCGCCGCGGAAGCCGCGGGAGCCGCTGCTTACCGGCCAGCGGCTGGTGGGGCTGCTGGTGTCCGGGATCGTGATGGCGGCGGGAACCTGCTGGGTCGGGCTCGCCTCACCGTCGATCTTCCCGGGAAGCGAAGCACCGGGGGAGGACTTCGCGACCACCATGGCGTTCACTACCTTCGTGTTCTACCAGGTCTTCAACCTGCTGAACGTCCGCAGCGAAACGTCGTCGGTCTTCTCACTGCAGACCTTCACCAACCGGAGCATCTGGCTGGCCCTGGGCGCCGTCGTCGTGCTCCAGATCCTGGTGGTGCAGGTGGGCGTGCTGGAGAACCTGTTCGACACATCCCCCCTGACCGCGGACCAGTGGCTGCTGTGCATTGGTACGGCTGCCAGCATCATCGTCGTCTCCGAAATCAGCAAGGCAGCCGCCGCCATCCGGCGCCGCCGGGCTACCAGGGAGACGGCCGGTAATCCTTGA
- a CDS encoding SDR family oxidoreductase, giving the protein MSSTDLSSTDSTDLSPEDLEACLRVLSRIHVLEEDHPDHVAVRRATAKMFKAVKKHRKVAKRDAVAEADRAVVARTATGAPDRIDDETRGAQLRSAAHGPSAGTLLKPRNCYICKQPYTLVDAFYHQLCPECAAFSHAKRDARTDLTGRRALLTGGRAKIGMYIALRLLRDGAHTTITTRFPKDAARRFAAMEDSADWLHRLKIVGIDLRDPAQVISLADAVAADGPLDILINNAAQTVRRTSNAYQPLVDAEHEELPSGRPMPELVTFGNTYNAHPTALAGSVAEHPVLAGDAVTSLALTAGSSSLAKLEAGTAIDAGGLVPDTAPVNSWTQLVDEVDPLEMLEVQLCNVTAPFLLVNRLRPAMAASPARRKYIVNVSAMEGQFARRYKGPGHPHTNMAKASLNMLTRTSAGEMLETDGILMTAVDTGWITDERPHPTKVRLAEEGFHAPLDLVDGAARVYDPIVMGEAGEDLYGVFLKDYRPSPW; this is encoded by the coding sequence ATGAGCAGCACTGACCTGAGCAGCACTGACAGCACCGACCTCAGCCCTGAAGACCTGGAGGCCTGCCTCCGGGTCCTCTCCCGGATCCATGTGCTTGAGGAAGACCACCCGGACCACGTCGCCGTCCGCCGGGCAACCGCCAAGATGTTCAAGGCCGTCAAGAAGCACCGCAAAGTTGCGAAGCGGGACGCGGTGGCGGAAGCGGACCGCGCCGTCGTGGCCCGCACCGCCACCGGCGCTCCGGACCGGATCGACGACGAGACCCGCGGTGCGCAGCTGCGCAGTGCCGCCCACGGCCCGTCCGCCGGAACCCTGTTGAAGCCGCGCAACTGCTACATCTGCAAGCAGCCCTACACCCTGGTCGACGCCTTCTACCATCAGCTCTGCCCGGAGTGCGCTGCCTTCAGCCACGCCAAGCGGGACGCCAGGACCGACCTCACCGGACGGCGTGCACTGCTGACCGGCGGGCGCGCCAAGATCGGCATGTACATTGCGCTGCGGCTGCTCCGCGACGGTGCCCACACAACGATCACCACCCGTTTCCCGAAGGACGCGGCCCGCCGCTTCGCGGCCATGGAGGACTCAGCGGATTGGCTGCACCGGCTCAAGATTGTCGGTATTGACCTGCGGGACCCCGCGCAGGTGATCTCCCTGGCCGACGCTGTCGCCGCCGACGGGCCGCTGGACATCCTGATCAACAACGCTGCCCAGACCGTCCGGCGGACGTCTAACGCCTACCAGCCGCTGGTGGACGCCGAACATGAAGAACTTCCCTCGGGCCGGCCGATGCCGGAGCTCGTGACGTTTGGCAATACCTACAACGCCCACCCCACTGCGCTGGCCGGCTCCGTGGCGGAGCATCCCGTGCTCGCCGGCGACGCGGTGACGTCGCTGGCGCTGACAGCCGGCTCCTCGTCCCTGGCCAAGCTGGAGGCCGGCACGGCAATCGACGCCGGCGGCCTGGTTCCGGATACGGCACCGGTCAACAGCTGGACCCAGCTGGTGGACGAGGTGGACCCGCTTGAGATGCTCGAAGTGCAGCTGTGCAACGTGACGGCGCCGTTCCTGCTGGTGAACCGGCTGCGTCCCGCCATGGCCGCTTCCCCCGCCCGGCGCAAGTACATCGTGAACGTCTCCGCCATGGAGGGCCAGTTCGCCCGCCGCTACAAGGGTCCCGGGCACCCCCACACCAATATGGCCAAAGCCTCGCTGAATATGCTCACGCGCACCAGTGCCGGCGAAATGCTGGAGACCGACGGCATCCTGATGACGGCGGTGGACACCGGCTGGATCACCGACGAGCGGCCGCATCCGACCAAGGTTCGCCTGGCCGAGGAGGGTTTCCACGCGCCCCTGGACCTCGTTGACGGAGCGGCGCGGGTCTACGATCCGATCGTGATGGGCGAGGCAGGCGAAGACCTGTACGGGGTCTTCCTCAAGGATTACCGGCCGTCTCCCTGGTAG
- the glgC gene encoding glucose-1-phosphate adenylyltransferase translates to MHMAPKKVLSVVLAGGEGKRLMPLTADRAKPAVPFAGKYRLIDFALSNLVNSGYLQIVVLTQYKSHSLDRHISETWRLSTQLQNYVASVPAQQRVGKSWFLGSANALYQSMNLIDDARPDIVVVIGADHVYRMDFSQMVDAHIASGAPCSVAAVRQPLSMADQFGVIETDPSMPGRIAAFVEKPSSTPGLPDDPDSFLASMGNYVFTTDALVEALRVDAERLITKHDMGGDIIPYFVDRGEAAVYDFTENVIPGATGRDQRYWRDVGTLDSYYDANMDLISPVPAFNLYNLQWPIYTRQSISPPAKFVRGPSDEPGTALDSIVSNGAVISGGSVSGSVLAHDVYVDAMSSVSDSVIMDGVHVGERAIVRRAIVDKNVQIPPGATVGVDRELDLARGYTVTASGLTVLSKGQTVRID, encoded by the coding sequence ATGCACATGGCACCGAAGAAAGTCCTGTCCGTTGTCCTCGCCGGGGGCGAGGGCAAGCGGCTGATGCCGCTTACTGCTGACCGGGCCAAACCCGCCGTGCCTTTCGCCGGGAAATACCGGCTCATCGATTTTGCCTTGTCCAACCTGGTGAATTCCGGCTACCTGCAGATTGTGGTGCTGACCCAGTACAAGTCGCACAGCCTGGACCGGCACATTTCCGAAACGTGGCGGCTGTCGACACAGCTGCAGAACTACGTGGCATCCGTGCCCGCACAGCAGCGGGTCGGAAAGAGCTGGTTCCTGGGCAGCGCCAACGCCCTGTACCAGTCGATGAACCTGATTGACGACGCGCGGCCGGACATCGTCGTCGTGATCGGGGCAGACCACGTGTACAGGATGGATTTCTCCCAGATGGTCGACGCCCACATTGCCTCGGGTGCGCCGTGCAGTGTGGCAGCGGTCCGGCAGCCGCTGTCCATGGCCGACCAGTTCGGCGTTATCGAAACGGACCCCTCCATGCCGGGGCGGATCGCCGCCTTCGTGGAAAAGCCCTCAAGCACTCCCGGCCTGCCCGATGATCCCGACAGCTTCCTGGCCTCGATGGGTAACTACGTCTTCACGACTGATGCCCTGGTGGAAGCGCTGCGGGTGGATGCGGAGCGCCTGATCACCAAGCACGATATGGGCGGGGACATCATTCCGTATTTCGTGGACCGCGGAGAAGCGGCGGTTTACGACTTCACCGAAAACGTGATTCCCGGGGCGACCGGACGGGACCAGCGGTACTGGAGGGATGTCGGCACCCTGGATTCCTACTACGACGCGAACATGGACCTGATTTCGCCCGTCCCCGCATTCAACCTGTACAACCTGCAGTGGCCCATTTACACCAGGCAGAGCATCTCGCCGCCCGCCAAGTTCGTCCGCGGCCCTTCCGACGAACCGGGTACCGCGCTGGACTCGATTGTGTCCAACGGTGCAGTCATTTCCGGGGGCAGCGTCTCCGGGTCCGTCCTGGCGCATGACGTCTACGTCGACGCAATGTCCAGCGTCAGCGACAGCGTGATCATGGACGGCGTGCATGTGGGAGAACGGGCAATTGTCCGCCGGGCCATCGTGGATAAAAACGTGCAGATCCCGCCGGGTGCCACTGTCGGCGTGGACCGGGAGCTTGATCTTGCCCGCGGCTACACCGTGACGGCGTCGGGCCTCACCGTGCTGAGCAAGGGGCAGACGGTCCGCATCGACTAG
- the glgA gene encoding glycogen synthase: MRVDIVSKEFPPEIYGGAGVHVAELSRVLAGLLDLHVHCFGAPRELDYHGARVQAYPVPAELETANPAVQTLGTDLDMLQGFQGADVIHSHTWYANMAGHLGSLLYGVPHVLSAHSIEPLRPWKAEQLGGGYALSSWVEKTAYDAASAIIAVSEGMRRDILRAYPEVTPGKVHVVHNGIDTGAWRPDHDPDALRGLGIDPDAPSVVFVGRNTRQKGVPYLLRAAALLPPDVQVILCLGAADTPELASETAILIGELMETRGGVVVIERMLPRDELIKVLSSATAFACPSIYEPLGIVNLEAMACGTAVVASATGGIPEVVDDGVTGLLVPLDQLDDGTGTPLDPETFVRDFAAALTVVVTDPDRAAQMGQAGRRRAEQEFSWDTIAQATIDVYRSVLP; the protein is encoded by the coding sequence GTGCGAGTAGATATCGTTTCCAAGGAATTCCCGCCGGAAATTTACGGCGGTGCCGGTGTGCACGTCGCTGAGCTGAGCCGGGTGCTGGCAGGTCTCCTCGACCTCCACGTCCACTGCTTTGGGGCACCGCGCGAGCTGGACTATCACGGAGCCCGGGTCCAGGCCTACCCCGTTCCGGCTGAGCTCGAAACCGCCAATCCGGCCGTTCAGACCCTGGGAACGGACCTTGACATGCTTCAGGGCTTCCAGGGCGCAGACGTCATCCACTCGCATACCTGGTACGCGAACATGGCCGGCCACCTCGGCTCGCTGCTGTACGGGGTTCCGCATGTGCTCAGTGCCCACAGCATCGAGCCGCTGCGTCCCTGGAAAGCCGAACAGCTGGGCGGAGGCTATGCGCTTTCCTCCTGGGTCGAGAAAACGGCGTACGACGCCGCCTCGGCCATCATCGCCGTCTCGGAAGGGATGCGCCGGGACATCCTCCGCGCCTACCCGGAAGTCACCCCCGGGAAAGTGCACGTTGTCCACAACGGCATCGACACCGGCGCCTGGCGGCCTGACCACGACCCGGATGCCCTCCGGGGCCTGGGCATCGACCCGGATGCCCCGTCGGTCGTCTTCGTCGGGCGGAACACCAGGCAAAAGGGCGTCCCCTATCTTCTCCGCGCAGCTGCCCTCCTGCCCCCGGACGTGCAGGTCATCCTGTGCCTCGGTGCCGCGGACACACCCGAACTCGCCTCAGAGACGGCCATCCTCATCGGGGAGCTGATGGAAACCCGCGGCGGTGTTGTCGTGATCGAACGCATGCTGCCCAGGGACGAGCTCATCAAGGTCCTCAGTTCCGCCACGGCGTTTGCCTGCCCGTCGATCTATGAGCCGCTGGGCATCGTCAACCTTGAAGCCATGGCGTGCGGCACGGCGGTCGTGGCCAGTGCCACCGGCGGCATTCCTGAAGTCGTGGACGACGGAGTGACCGGACTCCTGGTCCCCCTGGACCAGCTCGACGACGGCACCGGCACCCCGCTTGATCCCGAGACCTTCGTCCGGGACTTCGCTGCCGCGCTGACCGTTGTTGTCA